Genomic DNA from Elusimicrobiota bacterium:
TGTCCCCCTGCATCGCCTTCATGCTGGACCCGCGAATCACAGGAATGGTGTCCCCAGGGAACTCATACTTCTTCAAGAGGTCTCGGACTTCGATCTCCACCAGGTCCAACAGTTCAGGATCATCCACCAAATCCACTTTGTTTAAGAACACCACCAGGTTCGGAACGTTCACCTGGCGCGCCAGCAAAACGTGTTCTCGCGTCTGAGGCATGGGGCCGTCCGCCGCTGATACCACCAAAATCGCTCCATCCATCTGCGCCGAGCCCGTGATCATGTTCTTAATNNNNNNNNNNGGCAGTCGATATGGGCGTAGTGACGCTTTTCCGACTCATACTCCACGTGCGACACCGCGATCGTCACGATCTTCGAATCGTCTCGCACCGTCCCGCCTTTCGCGATATCCTGATAAGACTTCACCTGCGCCTTCCCCTGCTTCGCCAAAACTTGCAGGATCGACGCCGTCAAGGTCGTCTTCCCGTGGTCCACGTGTCCGATCGTCCCCACGTTCACGTGGGGTTTTGTGCGCTCAAACTTGGGTTTTGCCATTTTTATTCTCCTTCGTTATCGGTTCGAACCGGTTTTTGACTCGTCAGCGTCCAGCAGCGACAGCGCCCTGGTATTTCTGTACGATCTCTTCTTGAATATTGCGCGGGGCCTCTTCGTAATGACTTGGCTCCATGCTGTAGCTCGCCCGACCTTGAGAAAGAGATCTCAAGGTCGTCGCGTAGCCGAACATTTCTTTCAAAGGCACATTTCCATGAATAATGGTCACGTTTCCTTTGTTGTCTTGACTTTCAATTTTTCCACGCCGCCGCATCAAATCACCCATAACATCTCCCAAATAATCTTTGGGCGTTGTCACATCGATTCGCATGATGGGCTCCATCAAAACCGCTCCAGCCCGACGAACACCGTCTTTCAACGCCAGTGACGCCGCAATTTTGAATGCCATTTCGTTGGAATCCACTTCATGAAAGCTTCCATCCGTCAAAGTGGCCCGGAAATCCACCATGGGATACCCTGCCAAAGGCCCTGACTCCATGGACTCCCTTAACCCCTTCTCCACAGCAGGAATGTATTCTCGGGGAACTCGCCCCCCCTTAATTTTATCAACAAATTCAAATCCAGAAGCGGGAGGCAACGGCTCAAGCTCCAACCAGACGTGGCCGTATTGACCGCGTCCACCTGTTTGTTTAATGTATTTACCCTCCGACTCCACTTTTTTCCGGAAGGTTTCGCGATAAGCGACCTGGGGTTGTCCCACATTCGCCTGAACACCGAACTCGCGCTTCATCCGGTCCACCAGTATATCCAGATGAAGTTCTCCCATCCCTGCAATAATTGTTTGGTTTGTTTCAATATCCGTTCGTACACGGAACGTGGGATCTTCTTCCGCTAACCGATTGAGAGCAATACCCATCTTTTCTTCGTCCGCTTTGGATTTTGGCTCAATCGCCACGGAAATAACCGGTTCGGGGAATTTCATCGATTCGAGAATGATCGGAGCCTCTTCATCGCAAAGAGTTTGGCCTGTAATAACAGATTTCAACCCCACTCCCGCCGCGATTTCTCCCGCATAGACTTCAGCAACTTCTTCCCGTTTGTTGGCGTGCATCCGAAGAATTCGACCCAACCGCTCTCGGTTGCCTGTGTTCGAATTAAACACATAAGACCCAGAGGCTATTTTCCCTGAATATACCCTGAAATAGGTAACTTTTCCAACATGAGGATCACTCTGGATCTTAAAAGCTAATGCGGAAAAGGGCGCGTCATCCTTTGTTTCGCGAATCAATTCCCCTTCCCCACCCACCTCGAGTCCTTTCGTTGGGGGAACGTCCAAGGGAGACGGAAGATAATCGCACACCGCATCCAACATAGGCTGAACGCCTTTGTTTTTAAAGGAAGACCCGCACATCATCGGAAAAAATTTTCCTGAAATGGTGGCTTTCCGCAAAACACGCTTTATTTCTTCTTTGGACACCGCTTTCCCTTCCAAAAATTGCGCGGCCAGCGTATCGTCATGATCGGCCAAAGCTTCAACCATTCCTTCTCTGAATTTGGCCGCTTTTTCTTTTAAATCGGCAGGGATGTCGACCACTGAAAAAGTCGCTCCCAATTCTTCCCCATCCCAAACAAGGGCGTTCATCTCAACCAAATCAACGATCCCTTTAAAAGACGATTCCGCTCCAATCGGCAGTTGAATGGGGACACCCTGGACGCCAAGCTTTTCGGTTACGGATTTAACGCAATCGTAAAAATCCGCACCGACCTTATCCATTTTATTGGCAAAAATCATTCGGGGAACATGATACTGGTCCGCCAAGCGCCAATTGGTCTCCGATTGGGGTTCCACCCCTTGCGACCCATCCAGCAAAACCACGGCGCCATCCAACACGCGGAGGGATCGGTTCACTTCAGCGGTAAAATCGATGTGACCTGGCGTGTCAATGATGTTGATCTGACAGTCACGCCAGCGGCAATACGTGGCCGCTGAAGTAATGGTAATACCACGCTCCCGCTCTTGTGCCATCCAGTCCATGGTTGTATTCCCATCATGGACTTCGCCTATTTTATGGATTCGACCAGCGTAATACAGTACTCGTTCTGTCGTTGTTGTCTTCCCCGCATCAATGTGCGCGGTGATCCCAATATTTCGAACTTTGTTTAAATTAAATTCTCGTGGCATAATATGTCTTAAATCCTTTTCTACCAGCGGTAGTGAGCAAAGGCCTGATTGGCCTCAGCCATCTTGTGGGAATCTTCGCGTTTTTTCATGACAGGCCCCTCTTTCTTAGCACAGAGAAGAATTTCTTCCGCTAAGCGGTTCGCCATGGGCTTCCCCGACTTCCCACGAGCGACCTGAAGAATCCACTTAAACGCAATCGTCTGCCCACGCTCAGGTCGAACTTCGTTTGGAACCTGATACGTGGCCCCGCCTACCCGACGGGGTCGGACTTCCAAGAGGGGCCGAGCGTTTTCGATCGCCCGATTGAAAACGGTCATAGCGTCCTCTCCCGTTTTCTCTTTAACTTGATCCATGGCACCGTAAAATATTTTTTCCGCGGTGACTTTTTTTCCCATAAAATTGACACGTCCAATAAATCGAGCGGCCAGAACCGAACTGAACTTGAAATCCGGATCGGGAATTCCACGTTTTTCCCTTGGTTTTAGAGCTTTACGAGGCATTGCGTTACCTTCTCTTTATTTTTTATCAGCGGATTTTGGCCGCTTGGCGCCATACTTGGAGCGCCCTTGCTTTCGATCCGTAACTCCCGTGGCATCCAGGGGGCCTCTGACGATGTGATATCGAACCCCAGGCAAATCTTTCACTTTCCCACCACGGACCAGGACAATGGAATGTTCTTGAAGATTGTGCCCGACCCCAGGGATATACGCCGAGACTTCCATTCCTGTTGAGAGCTTGACCCGTGCGACTTTCCGCAAAGCCGAGTTGGGTTTTTTGGGTGTCGTCGTGTAAACACGCGTGCATACACCTCGACGTTGAGGAGAAGAGCGGAGCGCCGGTGCCTTTGTTTTGAAAATCATCGGTTCTCGGCCCATTCTTACCAATTGACTTGTTGTTGGCATTCTAAATCTCCTAGCCAGCCTTCTCGGCGAACAGTTTGGATTTTTTGAGGCGCTCACGGTCATAGAGACCGGACCCTGTCGGGATCAGATGCCCAATAATGACATTTTCTTTTAACCCGCGCAGAGGATCGGATTGCCCCGTAGAAGCGGCGTCCGTGAGAACCCGTGTTGTTTCTTGGAAAGACGCCGCCGAGATAAAGGAATCCGATGACAATGACGCCTTTGTGATTCCAAGAAGAACAGGCTGCGCTTCCGCGGACTCTCCCCCGGACTCTTGCACACGCTTGTTTTCTTTATTGAATCTGATTTTCGAAATGACTTCTCCCATCAAGAAATCCGTCCCACCCGACTTGGTGATCTGCACGTTGGACAACATCTGCCGCACAATAACCTCAATGTGCTTGTCGTTCATGCCGACCCCTTGAAGGCGGTATACTTCCTGAATCTCGTTCACCAAAAATTCTTGAACTTCCTTAGCCCCGCGCACTCGAAGAATATCATGGGGGTTTACCGCTCCATCCGTTAAGGGTTCTCCCACCCCCACGCGATCGCCTTCGTAAACGACCAAATGTTTTCCCTGGGGGATATTGTAATCTCGCGCCAACCCGGTATCTTCGTTGGTCACTGTCACTTTCATGGTGCCTCGGGCTGTTTGGCCTAATTTCACCATTCCATCGATTTCCGACGTGACCGCTGAGTTTCGGGGTTTTCTCGCCTCAAAAAGTTCAGCAACGCGAGGCAATCCTCCCGTAATATCTTTGCTTTTTGAAACTTCTTGAGGAATCTTGGCCAAAACATCGCCGGGTTCCACCTTGTCCCCGTTATGGACAACCATATTCGTGTCCACCGGGAGAGGATAACCCGCCTTACGTTTTCCACCCTCATTGACGATGACTTGGGGCTGAAGTTGCTCCGCCCGATGTTCGATAATCACCCGCTCGATAAGACCTGTAATCCGGTTTTTTTCTTCATGCATGGTGATCCCGTCAACAACATCCTGAAGTTTCACCACACCTTCATATTCGGAAATAATGGGTAGAGAATAAGGATCCCATTGAGCAAGAATTTCTCCCGCTTCGGCTTTGTAGTTTTCGGGCACACGGATCCGAGCGCCATAAGGGATATCGTAATGTTCTTTTTCCTGTCCGCCCGCTTCACGCAAAGCCAACACCCCGTTGCGCGAGACGGAAACAAGAACACCGTCTCGGTTCTTGATTGTCCGCAAATTCATAAACTTAACCGTCCCGCCTTTTTCGGCAGAAATTTGCGACTTTTGAATGACGCGGCTCGCCGTACCGCCGATGTGGAAGGTTCGAAGGGTTAACTGAGTTCCCGGCTCTCCGATGGACTGGGCCGCGATCACACCCACAGCTTCCCCGACTTCCACTCGGCGTCCGTTGGCCAAATTGAGTCCGTAACACTTCGCGCACACTCCATACACGGCTTCGCAGGTCAAAACAGAACGAATTCGAATGCGATCGATTCCCGCTGCAGCTACTTTTTTGGCCTGAGGAACTGTAATCATTTCTCCTGATTTCACAAGCAAATCATCGGTGGTAGGATCCACCACATTGTCCAAAGTGAATCGCCCCACCAACCGCTCTTCCAACGGCTCGATAATGTCGTCACCCGATCGAATCGTCCCAATCCGAATGCCGTTAATCGTGCCACAGTCTTCCGAATAAACCACGATATCATGAGCCACGTCTACCAATCGACGCGTCAAGTACCCCGCGTCCGCCGTTTTCAGCGCGGTGTCCGCCAACCCCTTACGACCTCCGTGGGTCGAGATAAAGTATTCCAAAACGGTCAGCCCCTCGCGGAAATTTGAAATGATCGGAGATTCGATAATTTCCCCAACGGCACCCGTAATTTTTTTCTGCGGTTTTTGCATCAATCCACGCATACCCGCCAACTGGCGAATTTGCTGGCGGCTGCCTCGTGCGCCAGAATCCGCCATCATATAAACAGAATTGAATTTGGCTTCTTTAGGGTTGTACACCGCTTGTTCAGTTTTTTTCATTTCATCAAACATGACATCGGCGATCTGATCCGTCACATGAGTCCAAAGATCAATGATCTTGTTGTAACGCTCCGAGTCGGTGATCACACCCGCTTTCGATTGTTTT
This window encodes:
- the fusA gene encoding elongation factor G; protein product: MPREFNLNKVRNIGITAHIDAGKTTTTERVLYYAGRIHKIGEVHDGNTTMDWMAQERERGITITSAATYCRWRDCQINIIDTPGHIDFTAEVNRSLRVLDGAVVLLDGSQGVEPQSETNWRLADQYHVPRMIFANKMDKVGADFYDCVKSVTEKLGVQGVPIQLPIGAESSFKGIVDLVEMNALVWDGEELGATFSVVDIPADLKEKAAKFREGMVEALADHDDTLAAQFLEGKAVSKEEIKRVLRKATISGKFFPMMCGSSFKNKGVQPMLDAVCDYLPSPLDVPPTKGLEVGGEGELIRETKDDAPFSALAFKIQSDPHVGKVTYFRVYSGKIASGSYVFNSNTGNRERLGRILRMHANKREEVAEVYAGEIAAGVGLKSVITGQTLCDEEAPIILESMKFPEPVISVAIEPKSKADEEKMGIALNRLAEEDPTFRVRTDIETNQTIIAGMGELHLDILVDRMKREFGVQANVGQPQVAYRETFRKKVESEGKYIKQTGGRGQYGHVWLELEPLPPASGFEFVDKIKGGRVPREYIPAVEKGLRESMESGPLAGYPMVDFRATLTDGSFHEVDSNEMAFKIAASLALKDGVRRAGAVLMEPIMRIDVTTPKDYLGDVMGDLMRRRGKIESQDNKGNVTIIHGNVPLKEMFGYATTLRSLSQGRASYSMEPSHYEEAPRNIQEEIVQKYQGAVAAGR
- the rpsG gene encoding 30S ribosomal protein S7; its protein translation is MPRKALKPREKRGIPDPDFKFSSVLAARFIGRVNFMGKKVTAEKIFYGAMDQVKEKTGEDAMTVFNRAIENARPLLEVRPRRVGGATYQVPNEVRPERGQTIAFKWILQVARGKSGKPMANRLAEEILLCAKKEGPVMKKREDSHKMAEANQAFAHYRW
- a CDS encoding 30S ribosomal protein S12; this encodes MPTTSQLVRMGREPMIFKTKAPALRSSPQRRGVCTRVYTTTPKKPNSALRKVARVKLSTGMEVSAYIPGVGHNLQEHSIVLVRGGKVKDLPGVRYHIVRGPLDATGVTDRKQGRSKYGAKRPKSADKK
- the rpoC gene encoding DNA-directed RNA polymerase subunit beta', encoding MFAERKKEVKKKIPGGISFTGFDSIRVTIASAEQVLSWTFGEVRKPETINYRTFKPERDGLFCERIFGPVRDWECNCGKYKFIKYKGVVCDRCGVEVTESKVRRERMGHIELAVPVAHIWFLRKSPSRMGTLLNLKLSDIEKVVYYARHIVLGEWKDADGKVKYKARQLLSIEELHKAKEETKGKVSVGIGAGAIRQLLEQIDPKAESIEVRTQLKVANSEAEKTRLIKRLRVLEGFVRSGTRPENMVMTVLPVIPPDLRPLVPLEGGRFATSDLNDLYRRIINRNNRLKHIEGLRAPEVMVHNEKRLLQEAVDALLENGVHGKVVVGAGNRPLKSLSDILKGKQGRFRQNLLGKRVDYSGRSVIVVGPNLKLHQCGLPKEMALELFKPFIIHELMKRESCTLRAAKRMLERVKPEVWDILEQVTRNHPILLNRAPTLHRLGIQAFEPVLIEGKAIQLHPLTCAAFNADFDGDQMAVHVPLSLEAQLEARLLMMATNNILSPASGRPIAVPAQDMVLGCAYLTKEKLGVPGEGRIFGSCDEVVSVHQVGQGQIDLHARIKVLGVTSLMEEGLSDKEIHSAVKWKSYTTVGRVIFNSVVPQELGFVNTSVTKKELVSLVDRCYRELGVNRTVTFLDEIKRLGFRFATVAGLSISLSEMHIPKLKDELVKKAKHEIKEIEKQSKAGVITDSERYNKIIDLWTHVTDQIADVMFDEMKKTEQAVYNPKEAKFNSVYMMADSGARGSRQQIRQLAGMRGLMQKPQKKITGAVGEIIESPIISNFREGLTVLEYFISTHGGRKGLADTALKTADAGYLTRRLVDVAHDIVVYSEDCGTINGIRIGTIRSGDDIIEPLEERLVGRFTLDNVVDPTTDDLLVKSGEMITVPQAKKVAAAGIDRIRIRSVLTCEAVYGVCAKCYGLNLANGRRVEVGEAVGVIAAQSIGEPGTQLTLRTFHIGGTASRVIQKSQISAEKGGTVKFMNLRTIKNRDGVLVSVSRNGVLALREAGGQEKEHYDIPYGARIRVPENYKAEAGEILAQWDPYSLPIISEYEGVVKLQDVVDGITMHEEKNRITGLIERVIIEHRAEQLQPQVIVNEGGKRKAGYPLPVDTNMVVHNGDKVEPGDVLAKIPQEVSKSKDITGGLPRVAELFEARKPRNSAVTSEIDGMVKLGQTARGTMKVTVTNEDTGLARDYNIPQGKHLVVYEGDRVGVGEPLTDGAVNPHDILRVRGAKEVQEFLVNEIQEVYRLQGVGMNDKHIEVIVRQMLSNVQITKSGGTDFLMGEVISKIRFNKENKRVQESGGESAEAQPVLLGITKASLSSDSFISAASFQETTRVLTDAASTGQSDPLRGLKENVIIGHLIPTGSGLYDRERLKKSKLFAEKAG